From the genome of Leguminivora glycinivorella isolate SPB_JAAS2020 chromosome Z, LegGlyc_1.1, whole genome shotgun sequence, one region includes:
- the LOC125241625 gene encoding uncharacterized protein LOC125241625, with translation MENKHWMWLVGGLVLLSMAVASDGEVWEESDHEVLIRSERGAKNRENCRYTKSAWSECDSKTNVRARTLTLKKGDPATCERTKTIQKKCKKACRYDKSSWSECSPNGEMSRTDMLKANSDPTCEKNRRVTKKCNKNKQVKTSKDKGRRNRQ, from the exons AATAAACACTGGATGTGGCTGGTCGGCGGCCTCGTGCTGCTGTCCATGGCAGTGGCCTCCGACGGGGAGGTGTGGGAGGAAAGTGACCACGAGGTGCTGATCCGCAGTGAGAGAGGCGCCAAGAACCGAG AAAACTGTCGTTACACGAAGAGTGCTTGGTCCGAGTGCGACTCGAAGACCAACGTGCGGGCCCGGACACTCACTCTCAAGAAGGGCGACCCCGCGACGTGTGAGCGCACCAAGACCATTCAGAAGAAGTGCAAAAAGG CTTGCCGCTATGACAAGTCATCTTGGAGCGAGTGCAGCCCTAACGGTGAGATGTCTCGGACTGACATGCTCAAGGCCAACAGTGATCCGACCTGCGAGAAGAACAGGCGCGTAACCAAGAAGTGCAATAAGAATAAACAGGTCAAGACCTCCAAAGATAAGG